The following proteins are encoded in a genomic region of Sorangiineae bacterium MSr12523:
- a CDS encoding protein kinase — MLSASQETGEPVRTLPQRGDVLVGKYRVDRVIGDGGMCIVYAAEHLQLEDWVAIKVLRTEWVDRPEVVERFLREGKTATRIRSEHVVRTFDVGTLDDGTPCLVMEYLVGSDLDALLTANGPLPVPAAVDYLLQAGEAIGEAHQLGIVHRDLKPANLFLTHRADGSPWIKVLDFGISKLAPRALALTGRDLALTGTHSIMGSPRYMSPEQMRSSMEVDHRADIWALGVILHELIAGQPPFDGETMPEICANILQSPAPPLTTLCPDVLPDMEAVVLRCLEKDPAKRFQNLGELAAALREFGTPAGRASAHRIMGIFQSGATMYGRTSGQMPESGPAWGSTDPTWRPGPRKRRSLVRTVGIALGSTAIVACGAITAMFALRHATPTSTSAAPAPSPVLSWEAQVAPSAPPTLTSAPTPSASIEPPPAASETASAASASASASASADAKKSKHGSAKARGAAAPTGASVPSSDSLQTPPRGSATAAPTSSESLFEERK; from the coding sequence ATGCTGAGCGCGTCCCAAGAGACGGGCGAGCCCGTGCGCACATTGCCGCAGAGAGGGGACGTTCTCGTCGGCAAATACCGAGTTGATCGGGTCATCGGCGACGGTGGCATGTGCATCGTGTACGCAGCCGAGCACCTGCAGCTCGAGGATTGGGTCGCCATCAAGGTGCTGCGCACCGAGTGGGTCGACCGCCCCGAGGTGGTGGAGCGCTTCCTTCGCGAGGGCAAAACCGCCACGCGCATTCGAAGCGAACACGTGGTGCGCACCTTCGACGTGGGAACGCTCGACGACGGCACACCGTGCCTGGTGATGGAGTACCTCGTCGGCAGCGATCTGGATGCGCTGCTCACGGCCAATGGGCCGCTTCCGGTGCCTGCAGCCGTGGATTACCTGCTCCAAGCGGGGGAGGCCATCGGCGAGGCGCACCAATTGGGCATCGTTCACCGCGACCTCAAGCCGGCGAACCTGTTCCTCACGCATCGCGCGGATGGGTCGCCGTGGATCAAGGTGCTCGACTTCGGCATTTCGAAGCTTGCACCGCGGGCACTTGCGCTGACGGGACGCGATCTGGCGCTCACGGGGACGCACTCCATCATGGGCTCGCCGCGCTACATGTCGCCCGAGCAGATGCGCTCCTCGATGGAGGTCGATCATCGCGCGGACATCTGGGCCCTCGGCGTGATCTTGCACGAGCTCATCGCGGGTCAGCCGCCCTTCGACGGCGAGACGATGCCCGAGATCTGCGCGAATATCCTGCAGAGCCCCGCACCGCCGCTCACCACGCTCTGCCCGGATGTGCTGCCCGACATGGAGGCGGTGGTGCTGCGCTGCCTCGAGAAGGATCCGGCGAAGCGCTTCCAGAACTTGGGCGAGCTCGCGGCCGCGCTGCGCGAATTTGGCACCCCCGCCGGGCGGGCTTCAGCCCATCGCATCATGGGCATCTTCCAATCGGGCGCCACGATGTACGGGCGCACGTCGGGGCAGATGCCCGAGAGCGGGCCCGCATGGGGCTCGACCGATCCGACGTGGAGGCCGGGACCGCGAAAACGCCGCAGCTTGGTAAGGACCGTGGGCATCGCCCTGGGTTCGACGGCGATTGTCGCGTGCGGGGCCATTACCGCGATGTTTGCCCTTCGCCATGCGACCCCGACGAGCACGAGTGCGGCGCCCGCACCGTCGCCCGTGCTTTCCTGGGAGGCCCAAGTCGCTCCCTCGGCTCCGCCCACGCTCACCAGCGCGCCCACGCCTTCGGCCTCGATCGAGCCGCCGCCCGCCGCCTCGGAGACGGCGAGCGCCGCAAGCGCGAGTGCGAGTGCAAGCGCATCCGCGGATGCGAAGAAGTCGAAACACGGATCGGCAAAGGCTCGAGGTGCAGCTGCGCCGACGGGCGCGTCGGTGCCGTCATCGGACTCCTTGCAGACGCCGCCACGTGGAAGCGCGACCGCGGCGCCCACGAGTTCCGAATCGCTGTTCGAAGAGCGCAAGTAA
- a CDS encoding 2-dehydropantoate 2-reductase: MHEGTESKQRVLVVGCGGLGGIVAASLLEHSGELVDVTGLTRNRAVTHAIQERGFVLRGVDGLRTVRGRAVNELAPDTAPFDWIILSTQPTQVEDAARNVVPFLAPRGAMVCLQNGLCEDRVAAIAGPERVFGAVVAWGGSMVEPGVYDRTAAGGFTIGRIDGKNDDRLMKLAMLFEPIGPVSTTSNLAGARWSKLAINCAISTLGTLGGKPLGSLMLHRFVRRLGLEIITEAVAVARAEKVRLEKVAGTLDIDWIALSEAERQVNGSPGLVAKHGMLLAVGARYRRLRSSMLAAIERGQPPAVDFLNGEVAVRGHKLGISTPFNREACNMVHAIAAGKMKSGIAALEELARRVPDLEPR; this comes from the coding sequence GTGCACGAAGGAACGGAATCCAAACAACGTGTCCTCGTCGTTGGATGCGGAGGGCTCGGTGGCATCGTCGCCGCGTCCCTCCTCGAACATAGCGGCGAGTTGGTCGATGTCACCGGCCTCACGCGCAACCGCGCGGTGACGCACGCCATTCAGGAGCGCGGCTTCGTCCTGCGCGGCGTCGATGGCCTGCGTACGGTGCGCGGTCGCGCGGTGAACGAGCTCGCGCCCGACACCGCGCCGTTCGATTGGATCATCTTGTCCACGCAGCCCACCCAGGTGGAAGACGCCGCGCGCAACGTGGTGCCTTTCCTCGCGCCGCGGGGCGCCATGGTGTGCCTGCAAAATGGGCTCTGCGAGGACCGCGTCGCCGCCATTGCCGGGCCGGAGCGCGTCTTCGGCGCCGTGGTCGCGTGGGGCGGATCCATGGTCGAACCCGGCGTATACGACCGCACCGCCGCGGGCGGTTTCACCATCGGCCGCATCGATGGCAAAAACGACGATCGGCTGATGAAGCTCGCGATGCTCTTCGAGCCCATCGGACCCGTGTCGACGACGAGCAACCTGGCGGGCGCGCGCTGGAGCAAGCTGGCCATCAACTGCGCCATCTCCACCTTGGGCACCTTGGGCGGCAAGCCGCTCGGCAGCTTGATGCTCCACCGGTTCGTCCGGCGTCTCGGGCTCGAGATCATCACCGAGGCCGTGGCGGTCGCACGGGCCGAGAAGGTTCGGCTGGAAAAGGTCGCCGGCACCCTGGACATCGATTGGATTGCCCTTTCCGAGGCCGAGCGGCAAGTCAACGGTTCGCCGGGCCTCGTGGCCAAGCATGGAATGCTGCTGGCCGTCGGGGCGCGTTACCGGAGGTTGCGCTCCTCCATGCTGGCGGCGATCGAGCGGGGCCAACCGCCGGCCGTCGACTTTCTGAACGGGGAAGTCGCCGTTCGCGGGCACAAGCTTGGAATTTCTACCCCTTTCAACCGCGAAGCCTGCAACATGGTGCACGCCATTGCAGCCGGAAAGATGAAATCCGGGATCGCGGCGCTCGAAGAGCTCGCACGGCGCGTTCCCGACCTCGAACCTCGTTAA
- a CDS encoding 1-acyl-sn-glycerol-3-phosphate acyltransferase → MQRTIGANWIEAAIRNLRHVHGVDRLPHFDPGKSYVLVSNHRSFFDLYVVTGYLVKRGLPHRILFPVRSNFFYDHPLGPVVNGVMSFFAMYPPVFRDRKRQGLNLAGIEEVASLLRRGGVFVGLHPEGARNKGDDPYALLPAQSGVGRIIHRAGAQVIPVFVNGLTNDIVQQIGSNATRTGRKVVVAFGPPVDFGSLMNEAPSPRVFRRVSERTCEAIAALGDQERTIRARLEGGLAPGGPSR, encoded by the coding sequence TTGCAGCGGACCATTGGCGCCAATTGGATCGAGGCGGCCATTCGCAACTTGCGTCATGTGCACGGTGTGGATCGACTGCCGCATTTCGATCCGGGCAAAAGCTACGTGCTCGTCTCCAACCACCGCAGCTTTTTCGATCTGTACGTTGTCACCGGCTACCTCGTGAAGCGCGGGCTGCCGCATCGCATCCTGTTCCCCGTGCGGTCGAATTTCTTTTACGACCATCCGCTCGGCCCAGTCGTGAACGGTGTGATGAGCTTTTTCGCCATGTACCCGCCGGTGTTTCGCGATCGCAAACGTCAGGGGCTCAATCTGGCGGGCATCGAGGAAGTGGCATCGCTCCTTCGCCGCGGCGGCGTGTTCGTGGGGCTGCATCCGGAGGGCGCGCGCAACAAAGGCGATGATCCCTACGCGCTCTTGCCCGCGCAGAGCGGGGTGGGGCGCATCATCCATCGCGCCGGCGCGCAGGTGATTCCCGTGTTCGTGAACGGCCTCACGAACGACATCGTTCAACAGATTGGCTCCAACGCCACGCGAACCGGGCGCAAGGTGGTGGTGGCCTTCGGGCCTCCGGTCGACTTCGGCAGCCTCATGAACGAGGCCCCGAGCCCGCGGGTGTTCCGCCGCGTTTCCGAGCGCACGTGCGAAGCCATCGCCGCACTTGGCGATCAGGAACGCACGATTCGCGCCCGTTTGGAGGGCGGACTGGCGCCGGGAGGCCCATCGCGCTAG
- the dusB gene encoding tRNA dihydrouridine synthase DusB: MSASPVNVSELLRNRPVVLAPMEDVTDVVFRRLCRGFGSTIEVTEFVNVEGLLRGCRNARRKISLAEDDTHTAIQIYGSNPERLAEAARVAEEARPAFIDINCGCWVPKIAGRGAGAGWLRNPEAMVAMARLVVQSVSLPVTVKTRIGYGPESDMPIVDLARRLEDAGIAALTVHCRTAQMGHKGAADWAWAARAQSVVSIPVIVNGDVRSADDAERALAETHCAGVMVGRRSIEHPWVFREIAQRFEGKPVLPPTAEERLALCRDHLRANVEFRGEPYGVRVTRRHLSGYLSGLPGASAMRQRLFQTDSLSECLDFLEESAARAA, translated from the coding sequence ATGTCTGCCAGCCCCGTCAACGTCTCCGAGCTATTGCGCAATCGCCCCGTGGTCCTCGCGCCCATGGAGGACGTGACGGACGTCGTCTTTCGCCGATTGTGCCGCGGCTTCGGTTCCACCATCGAAGTGACCGAGTTCGTGAACGTCGAAGGTCTGCTTCGCGGCTGCCGCAACGCGCGCCGGAAGATCTCCCTGGCGGAAGACGACACGCACACCGCGATTCAGATCTACGGGTCCAACCCGGAGCGCCTGGCCGAGGCCGCGCGCGTTGCCGAGGAAGCACGGCCCGCGTTCATCGACATCAACTGCGGCTGCTGGGTGCCCAAGATCGCGGGGCGTGGTGCGGGCGCGGGGTGGCTGCGCAACCCGGAGGCCATGGTGGCCATGGCGCGTCTGGTCGTGCAGAGCGTCTCGCTTCCCGTCACGGTGAAGACCCGCATTGGGTATGGGCCCGAATCGGACATGCCCATCGTCGACCTCGCGCGTCGCTTGGAGGACGCGGGCATCGCCGCGCTCACGGTCCACTGCCGCACGGCCCAAATGGGTCACAAGGGCGCGGCCGATTGGGCGTGGGCAGCCCGCGCGCAGAGCGTCGTGTCCATCCCGGTCATCGTCAACGGCGACGTGCGCAGTGCCGACGATGCGGAACGCGCGCTCGCGGAGACGCATTGTGCGGGCGTCATGGTCGGGCGTCGCTCCATCGAGCACCCGTGGGTCTTTCGCGAAATCGCGCAGCGCTTCGAGGGCAAGCCGGTGTTGCCGCCCACGGCCGAAGAGCGGCTGGCGCTCTGCCGCGATCACCTTCGTGCCAACGTGGAATTCCGCGGCGAGCCGTACGGTGTGCGGGTCACCCGGCGTCACCTCTCGGGGTATCTCAGTGGTTTGCCCGGCGCCTCGGCGATGCGCCAGCGACTCTTTCAGACGGACTCGCTGAGCGAGTGTCTCGATTTCCTTGAGGAAAGCGCCGCACGCGCGGCGTGA
- a CDS encoding oligosaccharide flippase family protein — translation MTATSSRPSNGASVNVTNATNANAAAGPSAGKRQGKGGGRLISAEPLTTKAVRGASWTIATSVGSRAIGLVGTLAITYFLVPEIIGEVSDASVLILSAMQLSTIGVGQYVIAKPNAGRDVAWHATVFHMALGLLAIGLVTLFRERFGGFLSAPTMARYVPGLALAAVFDRVAFMPERLLARDMQFRVIGLSRTVGEVTYSIASVALAFAGLGGMALVLANVARSILRCAMLCMAVDRREWLTPSPLSKVTTRAMLAFGLPFSVSASASFAARRWDNLLVSNFFGPTVLGEYNLAYNLADIPAVQVGEQIGDVLLPSFSHMGPAQRKRALVRSTALLALIVFPLAVGLGAVANTAVATLLRKEWHSVGPMLTLLAALSVARPVGWTIASYLVAREMTRPLMWLGLFQVASLLACIATIGRAGPLWTCVAVGVAFGAHALASMVVVARADNITVASLVMSCVGPLLACIPLVLAVIGARHGLAWLGEMPRGVGLAVEIIAGGLGYVGGAFLLARKTAADFLGLVRSALGRRAAGRSSA, via the coding sequence ATGACCGCGACGAGCTCGCGGCCCTCGAACGGCGCATCGGTCAACGTGACCAACGCGACCAACGCGAACGCAGCGGCAGGCCCCAGCGCCGGAAAGCGGCAAGGTAAGGGAGGGGGGAGACTCATCTCGGCCGAGCCTTTGACCACGAAGGCGGTGCGGGGCGCGAGTTGGACCATCGCGACCAGCGTCGGATCACGCGCCATCGGCTTGGTGGGTACGCTGGCGATCACCTATTTTCTCGTGCCCGAGATCATCGGCGAGGTGTCCGACGCCTCGGTGCTCATCCTGAGCGCGATGCAGCTCTCCACGATTGGCGTCGGGCAGTACGTCATCGCGAAGCCCAACGCCGGCCGCGACGTCGCATGGCACGCGACGGTGTTCCACATGGCGCTGGGGCTACTCGCCATCGGCCTGGTCACCTTGTTCCGCGAGCGATTCGGAGGCTTTCTCAGCGCGCCCACCATGGCGCGCTACGTTCCGGGCTTGGCGCTGGCCGCGGTGTTCGATCGCGTCGCCTTCATGCCGGAGCGGCTGCTCGCGCGCGACATGCAGTTTCGCGTGATCGGTCTCTCGCGCACCGTCGGCGAGGTGACCTACAGCATCGCGTCGGTGGCCTTGGCCTTCGCGGGTCTCGGCGGCATGGCCTTGGTGCTCGCGAACGTCGCGCGCAGCATCCTTCGGTGCGCGATGCTCTGCATGGCCGTCGACCGGCGCGAGTGGCTCACGCCATCGCCGCTGTCGAAGGTGACGACGCGCGCGATGCTCGCCTTCGGACTCCCCTTCTCGGTCAGCGCATCGGCGAGCTTCGCGGCGCGGCGCTGGGACAACTTGCTCGTGTCGAACTTCTTCGGACCGACGGTGCTCGGCGAGTACAACCTCGCGTACAACTTGGCCGACATTCCCGCGGTGCAGGTGGGCGAGCAGATTGGCGACGTGCTCCTGCCCTCGTTTTCGCACATGGGTCCAGCGCAGCGGAAACGCGCCCTGGTGCGCTCGACCGCGTTGCTCGCCCTCATCGTGTTTCCACTCGCGGTCGGGCTCGGCGCGGTGGCCAACACCGCGGTCGCGACCTTGCTGCGCAAAGAATGGCACAGCGTAGGGCCGATGTTGACATTGCTCGCTGCGCTATCCGTCGCGCGCCCTGTCGGCTGGACCATTGCGTCGTACTTGGTCGCGCGGGAGATGACTCGCCCGCTCATGTGGCTCGGCCTCTTTCAAGTGGCCTCGTTGCTCGCATGCATTGCCACGATCGGGCGCGCCGGGCCGCTCTGGACCTGCGTCGCCGTCGGTGTGGCGTTCGGCGCGCACGCGCTCGCCAGCATGGTGGTGGTCGCTCGAGCTGACAACATCACGGTCGCGTCACTTGTCATGTCGTGCGTGGGACCGCTGCTCGCGTGCATCCCGTTGGTGCTCGCCGTCATCGGTGCGCGACATGGACTGGCATGGCTTGGAGAGATGCCGCGGGGAGTCGGCCTCGCAGTGGAGATCATCGCCGGGGGGCTCGGTTACGTGGGCGGTGCCTTTCTTTTGGCTCGAAAGACCGCGGCGGACTTCCTGGGTCTGGTGCGCTCGGCCCTGGGGCGCCGCGCCGCAGGTCGTTCCTCGGCCTAG